In uncultured Methanobrevibacter sp., the following proteins share a genomic window:
- a CDS encoding 50S ribosomal protein L1 yields the protein MTQEIIDAVKEAKEQAKPRNFTQSIDVIINLKDLDVRKPENRFSEEVALPNGRGKEIKIGVIADGELALAAKNAGVDVVISKEDLQEFGKDIKAAKKVVNSVDSFIAQADMMPLVGRFLGRILGPRNKMPKPVPASARIEPLLERTQATIKVGVKQQPSIQILVGTQDMDDEKLAENIEAVLAVLDRNLEKGRNQIKSMYIKATMGSVVRVI from the coding sequence ATGACACAAGAGATTATTGATGCGGTGAAGGAGGCAAAAGAACAAGCTAAGCCGAGAAACTTCACTCAATCCATTGATGTTATCATTAACCTCAAGGATTTAGATGTCAGAAAACCAGAAAACAGATTTAGCGAAGAAGTAGCTCTTCCTAATGGCCGTGGCAAAGAGATCAAAATCGGAGTCATTGCTGATGGGGAATTAGCTCTTGCTGCTAAAAACGCTGGTGTAGATGTCGTGATTTCCAAAGAAGATTTACAAGAATTTGGTAAAGACATTAAAGCTGCTAAAAAAGTAGTTAATTCTGTCGATTCATTTATCGCACAAGCTGATATGATGCCACTTGTAGGTAGATTCTTAGGTCGTATTTTAGGACCTCGTAATAAGATGCCTAAACCGGTACCAGCTAGTGCAAGAATTGAACCATTGCTTGAAAGAACTCAAGCTACCATTAAAGTAGGTGTTAAACAACAACCTTCTATTCAAATCTTAGTTGGAACTCAAGATATGGATGACGAGAAGTTAGCTGAAAATATTGAAGCTGTTCTTGCAGTATTAGACCGCAATTTAGAAAAAGGAAGAAACCAAATAAAATCCATGTATATTAAAGCGACAATGGGTTCAGTAGTGAGGGTGATCTAA
- a CDS encoding energy-coupling factor ABC transporter substrate-binding protein, whose protein sequence is MKTSTLIILAVICAIIFIAPLAMYNGHGEDDGYFGGSDDAASEQIEATHFEPWFSSIWEPPSGEIESLLFALQAAIGAIIIGYFFGYWRGQGKEE, encoded by the coding sequence ATGAAAACATCAACATTAATTATTTTAGCAGTAATCTGTGCAATTATCTTCATTGCACCATTAGCAATGTACAATGGTCATGGGGAAGATGATGGATACTTTGGTGGTTCTGACGATGCAGCAAGTGAACAAATTGAAGCAACTCACTTTGAACCATGGTTTTCATCAATTTGGGAACCACCTAGTGGTGAAATAGAAAGTTTATTATTCGCTCTTCAAGCAGCTATAGGAGCAATCATTATCGGTTACTTCTTCGGTTACTGGAGAGGACAAGGTAAAGAAGAATAA
- a CDS encoding HypC/HybG/HupF family hydrogenase formation chaperone — protein MCIAAPAKIVEIDTESNICAADFGGVRQNAKLDLLPDVEIGDYVLIHAGYAIEKLSEEAAKESLESWDELLEMLEEEDKEREKMMKDML, from the coding sequence ATGTGTATTGCTGCACCAGCTAAAATTGTAGAAATTGACACTGAATCTAACATTTGCGCTGCAGACTTTGGAGGAGTAAGACAAAACGCAAAATTGGATCTTCTTCCAGATGTGGAAATTGGTGATTATGTATTGATTCATGCAGGATATGCAATTGAAAAATTATCTGAAGAAGCTGCAAAAGAATCTTTAGAATCCTGGGATGAATTATTGGAAATGTTAGAAGAAGAAGACAAAGAACGTGAAAAAATGATGAAAGACATGTTATAG
- a CDS encoding transcription elongation factor Spt5, translated as MEDNKNSIFALKTSAGQERNVARLLAMKADKPGVDIKSIVVPESLKGYIIVESATNLDMKNPDMKVRHLRGIVGAKKDGTIDANSQITLEEVKKFLKPQPIISSIQKGSIVELVSGPFKGEKSKVVRLDESREEVVLELIEAAVPIPVTVKADQIRIIKKEAD; from the coding sequence ATGGAAGATAATAAAAATTCCATATTTGCTCTTAAAACATCAGCAGGTCAAGAAAGAAATGTTGCAAGACTTTTAGCGATGAAAGCGGACAAGCCGGGAGTAGATATTAAATCAATCGTGGTGCCGGAATCATTAAAAGGTTATATTATAGTCGAATCTGCAACTAACCTTGATATGAAGAACCCAGATATGAAGGTTCGTCATTTAAGAGGTATTGTAGGTGCCAAAAAAGATGGAACTATAGATGCAAACAGTCAAATAACCTTGGAAGAAGTTAAAAAATTCTTGAAACCACAACCTATCATTTCTTCAATACAAAAAGGAAGTATTGTTGAACTTGTTTCAGGTCCTTTCAAAGGCGAAAAATCTAAAGTTGTTCGTTTAGATGAATCTCGTGAAGAAGTAGTTCTCGAGTTAATTGAAGCAGCAGTTCCTATTCCTGTTACTGTTAAAGCTGATCAAATTAGAATTATTAAAAAGGAGGCTGACTAA
- the tfe gene encoding transcription factor E, with protein sequence MLRDPIIQNLYPEIFEFEEAVDVIGCLKEWPKSRLCDDKAIARKTKIDIKTVKDILKLLETNNFVYNVKVNEVCIKIIKHFRSGKLSHEEIAKKVKLDLEIVDQFIEENESLLLETKKTYSQQTLKTLNDNLNAIIKGEKKEENDEEAEDKKEEANAEEVKDESSDDDKKVMNEDKESDEVVVKEAVEETSEDDEKAAKKSKAKKPKKEKAKKRAVNQKFWYLTFDEIIDCLKNGYTTDEEISEKTNCKLNIVRKILYKLYDMRLASYKRDKDKETQWYTYDWRFNENEYKKLEFNLASSELKRLNSELEYEENNMFFVCPNGHYRLDFEDASTVEFLCPECDLDLEYEDNQEKIDRKKEEIKVLEDIISG encoded by the coding sequence ATGTTAAGAGATCCAATTATTCAAAATTTATATCCGGAAATTTTTGAATTCGAAGAAGCTGTAGATGTTATCGGATGTCTTAAAGAATGGCCTAAGAGCAGATTATGTGATGATAAGGCTATTGCTAGAAAAACTAAAATAGATATTAAAACAGTTAAAGATATTCTTAAATTGCTTGAAACAAATAACTTCGTATACAATGTAAAAGTAAACGAGGTTTGTATAAAAATCATTAAACACTTTAGATCTGGAAAGCTTAGCCATGAAGAGATAGCTAAAAAAGTCAAATTGGATTTGGAAATTGTAGACCAATTCATTGAAGAAAATGAATCTCTTCTTTTGGAAACTAAAAAAACATATTCCCAACAAACCTTAAAAACATTAAATGATAATTTAAATGCTATAATTAAGGGAGAGAAAAAGGAAGAAAATGATGAAGAGGCAGAGGATAAGAAAGAAGAAGCTAATGCTGAAGAAGTCAAAGATGAATCCTCTGATGATGATAAAAAGGTCATGAATGAAGATAAGGAGTCTGATGAAGTAGTCGTTAAGGAAGCTGTTGAAGAGACTTCCGAAGATGATGAAAAAGCTGCTAAGAAATCTAAAGCTAAAAAGCCTAAAAAGGAAAAAGCTAAAAAAAGAGCAGTTAATCAGAAATTCTGGTATCTTACATTTGATGAAATCATTGATTGCCTTAAGAATGGATACACAACAGATGAGGAGATTTCTGAAAAGACCAACTGTAAGTTAAACATTGTAAGAAAAATCCTTTACAAGTTATATGATATGCGTTTAGCAAGCTATAAAAGGGATAAGGATAAGGAAACCCAATGGTACACTTACGATTGGAGATTCAATGAAAATGAGTACAAAAAGTTAGAATTTAATTTAGCAAGTTCTGAGCTTAAAAGATTAAATTCTGAATTGGAATATGAAGAAAACAATATGTTCTTCGTTTGTCCAAACGGACATTACCGTCTTGACTTTGAGGATGCTTCAACTGTTGAATTCCTTTGTCCGGAATGTGATCTTGATTTGGAATATGAAGACAATCAAGAAAAAATTGATAGGAAAAAAGAGGAAATTAAAGTTCTTGAAGATATAATTTCAGGATAA
- a CDS encoding 50S ribosomal protein L11, which translates to MAKDTVEVLLEGGTATPGPPLGPAIGPFGVNMMQVVEEINKKSADFAGMKVPVIITIDSSTKEFEIEIGTPPTTALIMDELSIEKGAHEPGAEVAADLSVEQAFKIARMKFDSLLANDYKAATKEIMGTCVSMGITVDGKDPRDAQKAVDAGEYDDILVE; encoded by the coding sequence ATGGCTAAAGATACAGTTGAAGTTCTTCTCGAAGGTGGAACAGCTACTCCTGGACCACCATTAGGCCCTGCAATTGGACCTTTCGGTGTTAATATGATGCAAGTAGTTGAAGAGATCAATAAAAAAAGTGCTGATTTCGCTGGTATGAAAGTACCTGTAATAATCACTATTGACAGCAGCACTAAAGAATTTGAAATTGAGATTGGTACTCCTCCAACAACTGCACTTATTATGGATGAACTTAGCATTGAAAAAGGTGCTCATGAACCTGGTGCTGAAGTTGCAGCAGATTTATCTGTAGAGCAAGCATTCAAAATTGCAAGAATGAAATTCGATTCATTACTCGCAAATGATTACAAAGCAGCAACCAAAGAAATTATGGGTACTTGTGTAAGTATGGGTATTACCGTTGATGGTAAAGATCCTAGAGATGCTCAAAAAGCAGTTGATGCTGGAGAGTACGATGACATTTTAGTAGAATAG
- a CDS encoding iron-sulfur cluster assembly protein — protein sequence MSEELALAVKDAVSVVNDPHMGVSIVEMGIVQSIAIEGSTAEIVIKPTNPGCMSVTRIAAQAKAEALKVEGIDKVKLIIEGHVMADSLNEMLNKDN from the coding sequence ATGTCTGAAGAATTAGCACTTGCTGTAAAAGATGCAGTTTCTGTAGTAAACGACCCTCACATGGGCGTAAGTATTGTAGAAATGGGTATTGTACAATCTATTGCAATTGAAGGTTCAACTGCTGAGATCGTAATTAAACCTACAAACCCAGGTTGTATGAGTGTTACCCGTATTGCTGCTCAAGCTAAAGCTGAAGCTTTAAAAGTTGAAGGAATCGATAAAGTTAAACTCATCATTGAAGGTCACGTAATGGCTGACTCTCTTAATGAGATGCTTAACAAAGATAATTAA
- the ftsZ gene encoding cell division protein FtsZ yields the protein MKFIDDAIKGSEETIENSAPKKSNDDLDEELLKIIEGSRANIIVVGTGGAGNNTISRLNEIGIEGAKTITVNTDAQDLFYSTADKKLLLGRQTCGGLGAGGEPTVGEESAEESEEDIREELEGADMVFVTCGLGGGTGTGSAPVISKVAKKAGALTVAVATMPFSAEGVKRRENAEIGLEKLQENADTVIVIPNDKLLEVAPNLPLNKAFMASDEILGRAVKGITELITKPGLISLDFADISSIMKGSGMAMIGMGESESGDRAIESVHEALSSPLLDIDISNAKGALINISGSSDLTLNEAEKIVQIVGDRLDPEANIIWGAQIDEDLQNMIRTTIVVSGVKSQYTIEPKNDDFEEIDIDDEFEGTALGQTDDAPADPLDEFLDGIF from the coding sequence GTGAAATTTATAGATGATGCAATTAAAGGATCAGAAGAAACCATTGAAAATTCTGCTCCTAAAAAATCAAACGATGATTTAGATGAAGAATTGTTAAAAATCATTGAAGGAAGCCGTGCTAACATTATTGTAGTTGGTACTGGTGGTGCAGGAAACAATACCATTTCCAGATTAAATGAAATTGGTATTGAAGGTGCAAAAACTATTACTGTAAATACTGATGCTCAAGATTTATTCTACAGTACTGCAGATAAAAAATTACTTTTAGGCAGACAAACCTGTGGTGGTCTCGGTGCTGGTGGAGAACCTACCGTTGGTGAAGAATCTGCTGAAGAAAGTGAAGAAGACATTAGAGAAGAATTAGAAGGCGCTGACATGGTATTTGTTACTTGCGGTCTTGGTGGAGGAACCGGTACAGGTTCTGCACCTGTAATTTCCAAAGTAGCTAAAAAAGCTGGTGCTTTAACTGTTGCTGTAGCAACTATGCCATTCTCTGCTGAAGGTGTAAAAAGAAGAGAAAATGCAGAAATCGGTTTAGAAAAACTTCAAGAAAATGCAGATACTGTAATTGTAATTCCTAATGATAAATTATTAGAAGTTGCTCCTAACCTTCCTTTAAACAAAGCTTTCATGGCTTCAGATGAAATTTTAGGAAGAGCTGTTAAAGGAATTACCGAACTCATTACCAAACCTGGACTCATTAGTCTGGACTTCGCTGATATCAGCTCAATCATGAAAGGTTCCGGTATGGCTATGATTGGTATGGGTGAATCTGAATCTGGTGACAGAGCTATTGAATCTGTACATGAAGCATTAAGCAGCCCATTATTAGACATTGACATTTCCAATGCTAAAGGCGCTTTAATTAACATTTCAGGTAGTTCTGACTTAACCTTGAATGAAGCTGAAAAAATCGTTCAAATTGTCGGTGACAGATTAGATCCAGAAGCTAACATCATTTGGGGAGCTCAAATCGATGAAGACTTACAAAACATGATAAGAACTACCATTGTTGTTTCTGGTGTAAAATCCCAATATACCATCGAACCTAAAAACGATGATTTCGAAGAAATAGACATCGATGATGAGTTTGAAGGAACTGCTTTAGGACAAACTGATGATGCTCCTGCAGACCCTTTAGATGAGTTCTTAGATGGCATATTCTAA
- a CDS encoding protein translocase SEC61 complex subunit gamma, which yields MNIKETTSDFIKQSKRVLKVARKPDREEYFNFSKVTAIGIAIIGVIGFVIVLLGQLLGL from the coding sequence ATGAATATTAAGGAAACTACTAGTGATTTTATAAAGCAAAGTAAAAGAGTATTAAAAGTAGCTAGAAAACCAGATCGTGAAGAATACTTTAATTTTTCCAAAGTTACTGCAATAGGCATTGCAATTATTGGAGTAATTGGTTTTGTCATTGTTTTATTAGGCCAATTATTAGGATTATAA
- a CDS encoding DUF5591 domain-containing protein translates to MKVICSSDESLYRPEVVRWRERMAMMEPLGDVVVALPCSMKKPYSNSQSHQKFRRATKGYQEVIVTSPFGICPRELENTFPIQSYDVAVSGDWNDDEIRLAGELLRDYVGDKPVIANVEGGYEEVCREYLDNCTYVCDSGRPTSPQSIFNLREELKKYPKTKHRDRVLNELRSVAKYQFGAEAEAMITDDVVAKGRYHRTLYSNGKTVALLNRDVGLYTLNLEGGRRLAELGIHVVEIDFDLKTNSLFAPGIVNADPSILPKDEVVVVRNDEVVGVGKAVLTGREMTELRNGIGVKIRHRKKN, encoded by the coding sequence ATGAAAGTTATTTGTTCAAGTGATGAGTCATTATATAGGCCTGAAGTAGTCAGATGGAGAGAGAGGATGGCTATGATGGAACCTTTAGGGGATGTTGTAGTAGCACTTCCATGCAGTATGAAAAAGCCATACTCAAATTCTCAGTCTCACCAAAAGTTCAGAAGGGCTACCAAAGGTTATCAGGAAGTAATCGTAACTTCTCCATTTGGAATATGTCCAAGGGAATTGGAAAACACCTTCCCAATCCAATCCTATGATGTGGCTGTTTCAGGTGATTGGAATGATGATGAGATAAGGTTAGCTGGAGAGCTACTTAGGGATTATGTTGGAGACAAGCCTGTAATCGCAAATGTTGAAGGAGGTTACGAAGAGGTTTGTCGTGAGTATTTGGATAACTGTACTTATGTATGTGACAGTGGCAGACCTACCTCTCCGCAATCCATTTTCAACTTAAGGGAAGAGCTTAAGAAATATCCTAAAACAAAACATAGGGATAGGGTGTTGAATGAGCTCAGATCTGTTGCTAAATATCAGTTTGGTGCGGAAGCTGAAGCAATGATCACTGATGATGTTGTTGCTAAAGGAAGGTATCATAGAACCCTTTATTCCAATGGAAAGACAGTGGCTCTTCTCAATAGGGATGTTGGCTTATACACCCTTAACCTTGAAGGTGGAAGAAGACTTGCTGAACTTGGCATTCATGTGGTTGAAATAGACTTTGACCTAAAGACAAACTCATTGTTCGCTCCAGGAATTGTTAATGCAGATCCAAGCATTCTTCCAAAGGACGAAGTCGTTGTCGTTAGAAATGATGAAGTCGTTGGTGTTGGAAAAGCTGTCTTGACTGGTCGTGAAATGACTGAGTTAAGAAATGGTATTGGAGTAAAGATCAGACACAGAAAGAAAAACTAA
- a CDS encoding 50S ribosomal protein L10: protein MAHVAEWKKEEVNELKGLIESAEVVGVVNLLNIPARQLQEMRKTLAGKATIRLSKINLMKLALEDCDNEKANITGLSDFMEGQPALVCTDMNPFRLYKILEDSKTSAPAKAGATAPDDIVVPAGDTGFPPGPFLGDLQQIGVPAKIDKGKIVVSKDTVVVEAGEEVSKQVAAALTRMDIKPMEVGMDLKAVYEDGSIFKADVLAIDEEETIADIQTAFTKAFNLSVFSAFPTSQTISTIISTAHTKAYNVAIEAAIPTDKTSDMLIALANAKMLALAGELSSDAIDDEIANKLANVAVAAPVVEEAAEEEEVEEEEEEDKSEETAALGLGALFG, encoded by the coding sequence ATGGCTCACGTTGCTGAATGGAAAAAAGAAGAAGTTAATGAACTTAAAGGTTTAATCGAATCTGCAGAAGTTGTAGGTGTTGTTAACTTATTAAACATTCCTGCTAGACAATTACAAGAAATGAGAAAAACTCTCGCAGGAAAAGCAACTATCAGATTATCTAAAATTAACCTTATGAAATTAGCTTTAGAAGATTGTGATAATGAGAAAGCTAACATTACTGGGCTTTCTGATTTTATGGAAGGTCAACCTGCACTTGTATGTACTGACATGAATCCTTTCAGATTGTACAAAATATTAGAAGACAGTAAAACATCTGCTCCTGCAAAAGCTGGCGCAACTGCTCCTGATGATATTGTTGTACCTGCTGGAGACACTGGATTCCCACCAGGTCCGTTCCTTGGGGACTTACAACAAATAGGTGTACCTGCTAAAATCGACAAAGGAAAAATTGTAGTTTCTAAAGATACTGTTGTAGTAGAAGCTGGAGAAGAAGTTTCTAAACAAGTAGCAGCTGCTTTAACCAGAATGGATATCAAACCTATGGAAGTAGGTATGGATCTTAAAGCTGTATATGAAGACGGTTCTATCTTTAAAGCAGACGTATTAGCTATTGACGAAGAAGAAACTATTGCAGATATTCAAACTGCATTTACCAAAGCATTTAACTTATCTGTATTTAGTGCTTTCCCAACTAGCCAAACTATTTCAACTATTATCAGTACTGCTCATACCAAAGCATACAATGTTGCTATCGAAGCAGCTATTCCTACAGACAAAACTTCTGATATGTTAATTGCACTTGCAAACGCTAAGATGTTAGCATTAGCTGGTGAATTATCTTCTGACGCTATCGATGACGAAATTGCTAATAAATTAGCAAATGTTGCAGTAGCAGCTCCTGTCGTTGAAGAAGCAGCAGAAGAAGAGGAAGTTGAAGAAGAGGAAGAAGAAGATAAAAGTGAAGAAACTGCAGCACTTGGATTAGGTGCTTTGTTCGGTTAG
- a CDS encoding coenzyme F420-0:L-glutamate ligase, whose protein sequence is MTNNPNTTNPSYKEAETEKGQKYKYVEIRGYKVIPIETHYIKPNESIDFMIEDISKLANEGDYLVIAETPISVSQGRLVDEADYTPSLKATFLATYWSKYFWGYVLGPILGIKERTIKNLRKLPEESKRHKEVVLQLYGWKHALKPASEAGIDLSNAPGTCVSLLPENPEKVAKEISEEIKNKTSNTITTLIIDTDATYRRGNKYFTGLPIAIPGIEADKGVFGYTLGQLSENLGSTPLGCSREIDVDEAIEIANVAEDYQKSLSTAMETIYSVKDVLDSDTHEVTVESLDSIIHTPAVLIRKIE, encoded by the coding sequence ATGACAAATAATCCAAACACAACTAATCCAAGTTATAAAGAAGCAGAAACAGAGAAAGGTCAAAAATATAAGTATGTTGAAATCAGGGGATATAAGGTCATCCCTATTGAAACACATTACATCAAACCTAATGAAAGCATAGACTTTATGATAGAGGACATCTCCAAATTGGCAAATGAAGGAGATTACTTAGTCATTGCAGAAACTCCTATCTCTGTATCTCAAGGAAGATTGGTTGATGAAGCGGACTACACACCATCATTAAAGGCCACATTCTTGGCAACATATTGGAGCAAGTACTTCTGGGGATATGTTCTTGGACCTATTCTTGGAATCAAGGAAAGAACAATTAAAAATTTAAGAAAGCTCCCAGAGGAATCCAAAAGACATAAAGAGGTAGTTTTACAGCTATACGGTTGGAAACATGCATTGAAACCAGCTTCAGAAGCGGGAATCGATTTAAGCAATGCTCCTGGAACATGTGTATCACTCCTTCCAGAAAACCCTGAAAAGGTAGCGAAAGAAATTAGCGAAGAGATAAAAAATAAAACAAGCAACACAATTACAACATTGATCATAGACACAGATGCAACTTATAGAAGAGGAAACAAATACTTCACAGGGCTTCCAATAGCTATTCCTGGAATCGAAGCAGATAAAGGAGTTTTCGGATACACCTTAGGACAGCTTTCTGAAAACTTGGGATCAACTCCATTAGGCTGTTCAAGAGAGATAGATGTTGATGAAGCAATTGAAATAGCAAATGTTGCTGAAGATTATCAAAAGTCATTATCCACTGCAATGGAAACCATCTACAGTGTAAAAGACGTGTTGGATTCCGATACTCATGAAGTCACTGTAGAATCCTTGGATTCAATTATTCATACTCCAGCAGTTCTAATTAGAAAAATAGAATAA
- the rpl12p gene encoding 50S ribosomal protein P1 gives MEYIYAAMILHTTEQDINEENVTKILEAAGADVDESRVKALIAALEDVDIEEAMETTAMAAAPAAAAPAAEAAAEEEEEEEEEEEDEEQAAAAATAGLGALFG, from the coding sequence ATGGAATATATTTATGCGGCAATGATTTTGCACACCACAGAACAAGATATTAATGAAGAAAATGTAACTAAAATCTTAGAAGCAGCTGGCGCTGATGTAGATGAATCCAGAGTAAAAGCTTTAATCGCAGCATTAGAAGATGTTGATATTGAAGAAGCTATGGAAACTACCGCTATGGCAGCAGCTCCTGCAGCAGCAGCTCCTGCAGCTGAAGCAGCAGCAGAAGAAGAGGAAGAAGAAGAGGAAGAAGAAGAAGACGAAGAACAAGCAGCTGCAGCAGCAACCGCTGGTTTAGGTGCTTTATTCGGATAG
- the cbiM gene encoding cobalt ECF transporter S component CbiM codes for MHIMEGYLPLTWCIVWFVISFIIVAFGIYQIKKIVDETPESKALLAVSGAFMFILSSLKLPSVTGSCSHPCGNGLGAALFGPAVTAVLATIVLIFQALLLAHGGLTTLGANIFSMGIVGPFIAWLVYKGLTKANISSTIAIFFAAFLGDLLTYVATSFQLAFAFPAPTFGAALTAFLTIFAVTQVPLAIGEGILTVIIWDRLKAYKPKLLDKLGALAPNEA; via the coding sequence ATGCATATTATGGAAGGATATTTACCATTAACATGGTGTATTGTATGGTTCGTCATATCATTCATCATCGTTGCATTTGGTATTTATCAAATTAAAAAAATCGTAGATGAAACCCCTGAATCCAAAGCATTACTTGCTGTAAGTGGAGCATTCATGTTCATCTTATCATCTTTAAAATTACCTTCTGTTACTGGAAGTTGTTCTCACCCTTGTGGTAACGGATTAGGTGCAGCATTATTCGGCCCTGCTGTAACTGCTGTACTCGCAACTATCGTACTTATTTTCCAAGCTTTATTACTCGCACACGGTGGATTAACCACTTTAGGTGCAAACATTTTCTCAATGGGTATTGTAGGTCCATTCATCGCTTGGTTAGTATACAAAGGTTTAACTAAAGCTAATATCTCATCAACCATTGCAATCTTCTTTGCAGCATTCTTAGGTGACTTATTAACTTACGTAGCTACTTCATTCCAATTAGCTTTCGCATTCCCTGCACCTACTTTCGGCGCAGCATTAACTGCTTTCTTAACTATCTTTGCAGTAACCCAAGTACCATTAGCTATTGGTGAAGGTATCTTAACCGTAATCATATGGGACAGATTAAAAGCTTACAAACCAAAATTATTAGACAAATTAGGTGCATTAGCTCCTAATGAAGCATAA
- a CDS encoding pyruvate kinase alpha/beta domain-containing protein produces the protein MEKTITYFEKPGIENTDALIELVKERLEGSDIKYVAIASSTGASALKLNEALKDLDVTIVNCSHHVGFKEANKAQMDDETRAKLEAEGIVTFMGSHALSGVGKSISKKFGGVTPVEIIAATYRTICQGFKVCAEISIMLADAGLIPVGEEIIAIGGTGHGVDTAVVMTAANMTNVFDMKFHEVIAMPR, from the coding sequence ATGGAAAAAACAATTACCTATTTTGAAAAACCAGGTATTGAAAATACCGATGCACTTATTGAACTTGTTAAAGAAAGATTGGAAGGCTCTGATATTAAATATGTAGCTATTGCATCATCTACTGGTGCAAGTGCATTAAAACTTAATGAAGCATTGAAAGACTTGGATGTAACTATTGTAAACTGTTCCCATCATGTAGGTTTTAAGGAAGCAAACAAGGCGCAAATGGATGATGAAACCAGAGCAAAGCTTGAAGCTGAAGGAATTGTAACATTTATGGGATCACATGCATTAAGTGGTGTTGGAAAAAGCATTTCCAAAAAATTTGGAGGGGTTACTCCTGTAGAAATCATTGCAGCAACCTACAGGACAATCTGTCAAGGGTTTAAGGTTTGTGCAGAAATCTCCATCATGCTTGCAGATGCAGGTTTGATTCCAGTAGGTGAAGAGATAATAGCTATTGGTGGAACAGGTCATGGAGTTGACACTGCTGTTGTCATGACTGCAGCTAATATGACTAATGTATTTGACATGAAATTCCATGAAGTCATAGCTATGCCAAGATAA
- a CDS encoding TIGR00295 family protein: protein MDEEIRLLKELNCPEWVIEHSKGVSRKACEIASNFDDVDMELVRVGGLLHDVGRSKTNSIEHAVIGAQILKERGYPQEIINIVERHIGTGLTEDDARQLGLPIKDYTPQILEEKIVSHADNLFNGADEVDVEFTIEKWKRKLGENHPSIEKIKKIHEELVLRFE, encoded by the coding sequence ATGGATGAGGAAATAAGATTACTGAAGGAATTGAATTGCCCTGAATGGGTAATTGAGCATTCCAAGGGAGTTTCAAGAAAGGCATGTGAAATTGCATCCAATTTTGATGATGTGGATATGGAACTTGTAAGGGTTGGCGGATTATTGCATGATGTTGGCAGATCCAAAACCAATTCCATTGAACATGCAGTGATTGGCGCTCAGATACTTAAGGAAAGGGGATATCCTCAAGAGATAATCAATATTGTTGAAAGGCATATCGGAACTGGCCTCACTGAAGATGATGCAAGGCAGTTAGGATTGCCTATAAAGGATTACACTCCTCAAATATTGGAGGAAAAGATAGTTTCCCATGCAGATAATCTATTCAATGGTGCTGATGAGGTGGATGTTGAGTTCACTATTGAAAAGTGGAAAAGGAAATTAGGTGAAAATCATCCATCAATAGAAAAAATCAAGAAGATACATGAAGAGCTTGTCTTAAGATTTGAGTAA